A genome region from Geodermatophilus bullaregiensis includes the following:
- a CDS encoding sensor histidine kinase: MVIGALSWFVVALANTGTPSLVAVGVVLATTPLAVVVWLLHAFPSGRLRSRTSRLTVVGGFVVSLVLQVPGYLFDPAASPGGMLSVGHRVDLLHAGTWLQRGAGMVVMLMTAGVLVDRLRTATPGQRGVLLPLYAYGILAVLATPLGPLLGPSAGLSVAQVVGLQVVLLAGVPVAFAAAMLRGGFARTAEIQELSAWLASSAATPELLAGALGRTLGDASLQVVYASRDGRALVDGDGASFDTSALGEHRHVVDIELGSRRIGAIVYDATVVDDAELVRGAGRVAALAIDHDRLTAELRASHADLQQSRARLVEAGDRARQRIAQDLHDGLQVELVLLALEAQRLARLDGSADLPDAATRLRVGIDGAARHLRGIVHALMPAALVERGLTAAIEDLVDRMPLPTRLVVVEVDGRLPATVERTAYFVVAEALANAVKHAAADTLTVTLEHAPTRLVIGVTDDGVGGATQDGGVGLHGLADRVDALGGRFTIQSPAGGGTHLLVELPCGS; the protein is encoded by the coding sequence GGGGCGCTGTCGTGGTTCGTGGTCGCTCTGGCGAACACCGGGACGCCCAGCCTGGTGGCGGTCGGTGTCGTGCTCGCCACCACCCCGCTCGCCGTGGTGGTGTGGCTGCTGCACGCCTTCCCGTCCGGCCGCCTCCGCTCGCGCACCTCCCGCCTCACGGTGGTGGGGGGCTTCGTGGTGTCGCTCGTCCTGCAGGTCCCGGGTTACCTCTTCGATCCGGCTGCCAGCCCGGGCGGCATGCTCTCCGTCGGTCATCGGGTGGACCTCCTCCACGCCGGCACCTGGCTCCAGCGAGGCGCGGGGATGGTCGTCATGCTGATGACCGCGGGTGTGCTCGTCGACCGGCTGCGTACCGCGACGCCCGGCCAACGTGGGGTCCTGCTGCCGCTGTACGCCTACGGGATCCTGGCTGTCCTGGCGACGCCGCTCGGTCCTCTCCTGGGTCCGTCCGCCGGTCTCTCGGTCGCGCAGGTGGTCGGGCTCCAGGTCGTCCTGCTGGCCGGGGTGCCCGTCGCCTTCGCGGCGGCGATGCTGCGCGGCGGGTTCGCGAGGACGGCCGAGATCCAGGAGCTCAGTGCCTGGCTGGCGTCGTCCGCCGCCACCCCGGAGCTGCTCGCCGGTGCCCTCGGGCGCACCCTCGGGGACGCGTCGCTGCAGGTCGTCTACGCGTCGCGGGACGGGCGCGCCCTCGTGGACGGCGACGGCGCCTCGTTCGACACGTCGGCGCTGGGCGAGCACCGCCACGTGGTCGACATCGAGCTCGGGTCGAGACGGATCGGCGCCATCGTCTACGACGCGACGGTCGTCGACGACGCCGAGCTGGTCCGCGGGGCGGGTCGGGTGGCCGCCCTCGCCATCGACCACGACCGGTTGACGGCCGAGTTGCGGGCCAGCCACGCCGATCTGCAGCAGTCGCGCGCCCGCCTCGTCGAGGCAGGCGACCGCGCGCGGCAGCGCATCGCCCAGGACCTGCACGACGGCCTGCAGGTGGAGCTCGTCCTGCTGGCGTTGGAAGCACAACGACTGGCTCGCCTCGACGGGTCGGCCGATCTCCCCGACGCGGCGACGCGCCTGCGTGTCGGCATCGACGGTGCCGCCCGGCACCTCCGGGGGATCGTCCACGCCCTGATGCCGGCCGCCCTCGTCGAGCGGGGCCTGACCGCGGCGATCGAGGACCTGGTCGACCGCATGCCGCTGCCCACTCGCCTGGTGGTGGTCGAGGTCGACGGGCGCCTGCCGGCGACGGTCGAGAGGACGGCCTACTTCGTGGTCGCGGAGGCACTGGCCAACGCGGTCAAGCACGCCGCGGCCGACACGTTGACCGTGACGCTCGAGCACGCGCCGACCCGGCTCGTCATCGGCGTGACCGACGACGGCGTCGGCGGTGCGACCCAGGACGGGGGTGTGGGGCTGCACGGCCTCGCCGATCGTGTCGACGCCCTCGGTGGCCGGTTCACCATCCAGAGCCCGGCCGGCGGAGGCACACACCTGCTGGTGGAGCTGCCGTGCGGGTCCTGA
- a CDS encoding response regulator transcription factor: MRVLIGEDEALLRTGLTHVMQAAGFDVVAAVGDADDLVRSAGEHVPDVVVTDIRMPPDHKDAGLRAAMEIRREHPGIAVLVLSQHLQRAYAVELLGDRSSGVGYLLKQRIADIDTFTDDLRRIAAGGTVLDPEVVSLMVARARGQHDALDRLTPRQQQVLALMSEGRTNASIARTLSITERAVVQHTSHIYDELGLECSDDDHRRVLAVIRYLSS, encoded by the coding sequence GTGCGGGTCCTGATCGGCGAAGACGAGGCGCTGTTGCGAACCGGGCTCACGCACGTGATGCAGGCGGCCGGGTTCGACGTCGTCGCTGCGGTCGGTGATGCAGACGACCTGGTCCGCAGCGCGGGAGAACACGTTCCCGACGTCGTCGTCACCGACATCCGGATGCCGCCCGACCACAAGGACGCGGGCCTGCGGGCGGCGATGGAGATCCGCCGTGAGCATCCCGGGATCGCCGTCCTCGTGCTGTCGCAGCACCTCCAGCGCGCCTACGCCGTCGAACTGCTCGGCGATCGCTCGTCGGGCGTCGGGTACCTCCTCAAGCAGCGGATCGCCGACATCGACACGTTCACGGACGATCTCCGCCGCATCGCGGCCGGCGGCACCGTCCTCGACCCCGAGGTCGTGAGCCTCATGGTCGCCCGCGCCAGGGGGCAGCACGACGCGCTCGACCGGCTGACCCCCCGCCAGCAGCAGGTGCTGGCCCTCATGTCCGAGGGCCGGACGAACGCCTCGATCGCCCGGACCCTGTCGATCACCGAGCGGGCGGTCGTGCAACACACGTCCCACATCTACGACGAGCTCGGCCTGGAGTGCAGCGACGACGACCATCGCCGGGTGCTGGCGGTGATCCGCTACCTCTCGTCGTGA